GTCTGGATCAGCCGGACCGCGTTGCGGCCGATGCCCCCGGCGTGAGCGATCTTCAGCCAAGCCAAATGGCTCTCCTCCGACACATAGACGTGGGGCGGACGGGCAAATGCACACACGCCGTCATCACCATACGCCGGACATGCAGCCTGAAGAGCGCAGAGCATTGCCGTGAGGTTCGCCTCCGATCCACCGCTAGTGAAGTGCCCGCCCGACCCATCCGGCATGCCGGCCTTGCGCGCCACTTCCCGGATCACGTGCAGCTCGATCTCCACCGCCGCCGGCGCATGCGAGTGCACGCAGACTTGGGGGTTGAACGCGGAGGCGATCCGGTCGGCGCACTCGGAAGCGAACGTCGGCGCAGGGTTGAACAGGCCAAGATAGCCCGGATGCGTCACCTGTACCGTGCCGGTCTCTAGCCCGTCGATCACCCATTCCGTCAAGCCCGCCAGCTCTCTGGGCCGGTCGAATCTCATGTTTCGCAGCTCCCGCAGCCATTCGCCGGACGGACCCGCGGGTACTACGTCGCGCGACGGCATGAGACGCCGCGACACCCCGAGGCGTTCAGTGAGCGCGTGCTGCGCCGCCGTCAGGGAATCATGGTCGGGAAACAGCGAGTAGTGCGGATCGGTCATCGGACGGCCTGGCCGCTGGCGGATTGCCGACTCGCCTCCCACGCCAGCATACAGCGTTTCCGCGTGCCCCCCCCGGCATAGTCGCCCGTGATCCCGCCCGCGCGGATCACGCGATGGCACGGAATAAGGAAGGCGATCGGGTTGCTGCCAACCGCGCTCCCCGTCGCCCGAGCCGCCTTCGCGCTACAAACCTCTTCGGCCACACGACCGTAGGTGACGACCTTCCCGGGAGGCACGCGCAGCAGGGCGCGCCAGACGGCCAGTTGGAAGTTGGTCCCGCGCACATGGACGGTCAGCGGGGGACTCTCGGCTTCGAAGGGAGCCGAGAAGATGGACCGCGCCAGTGCTGTTGCCGTCAAATCGTCGCCCTCGAGCGACGCCCGCCCCCAGGCCCGGCGGAGAGCCTCCATCTCGGCGGAGACATCCCCG
This Candidatus Palauibacter polyketidifaciens DNA region includes the following protein-coding sequences:
- a CDS encoding bifunctional helix-turn-helix domain-containing protein/methylated-DNA--[protein]-cysteine S-methyltransferase; this translates as MNTTDYDRIEAAIRYLARHRKRQPELAELAAHIGLSQSHLHRLFSRWAGVTPKRFLEFLTVQHAKKLLDSSEPVLATAHSSGLSGPGRLHDHFVTVEAVTPGEYRSRGAGLTIRFGIGESPFGPVFVAWTERGVCRVGFVADGDVSAEMEALRRAWGRASLEGDDLTATALARSIFSAPFEAESPPLTVHVRGTNFQLAVWRALLRVPPGKVVTYGRVAEEVCSAKAARATGSAVGSNPIAFLIPCHRVIRAGGITGDYAGGGTRKRCMLAWEASRQSASGQAVR